CAAACTGATCAGCGACCTGGCGGACGATGGCGCCAGGAAAGGGTTGCAGGAAAACATGAAAACCCATTGTCGTCTTCTGGCCGATCTCCTGGAACCCTTGTCCCCCGACGAACTGGAAATGAATCCATGGAAACCCATACATCCAACCGCCTGAATCGGACCGAAGCATGGACCCTGATCGTCCAATCCCGGGAAGACCACTGGTCCACCGTGGGGACGCTGGCCCACGGGCAACGCCTTGATCGTCATGGGAAAACAACGACCTACGTCCATAATCTGCATGTCAATCCTTCCAATATCTGCCATGCCGGATGCAAGGTGTGTCGGTTTGGCGTATCTCCCGGTTCCTCAAAGGGATATGTTCTTGGTTTACCGGAAATTCTTGACCGGGTAGCCGAGAGTGAACCGGATGAGGTTCATATTGTCGGTGGTTTGAACGACATGTGGAACCTTGCCCGTTCTCTGGAACTGGTCGGAGCTTTGCGACGGTGTCATCCGCGCATGACCATCAAGGGATTCACTGCGGTCGAGATCGACTGGTTCGCCCGGAACACGGAACTACCGGTAGCGGTGGTCCTGGAGCGGTTGCAAAAGGCAGGACTCGATGGTTTGCCGGGGGGCGGGGCGGAACTGTTTTCCGAGAACATACGTAAACAATTGTTCCCCAACAAAATATCATCGGAACGATGGCTCCAGATCCATGAGACGGCGCATCGTTTGGGCCTGTTCAGCAACGCGACCATGCTTTGTGGGCTGGGGGAAGGGTGGATGGAGCGGATCGATCATTTATTGGCGTTACGTGATCTTCAGGATCGGACGGGTGGATTCACGGCGTTCATTCCATTGACGAGACAGTTTTCCAATCCTGCCGATTCCCGGTCCTTATCTCCTTTGGAAAACCTGGCGATCATCGCCATGTCTCGTTTAATCTTGGACAATATTTCGCACATCAAGAGCTATTGGCCGATGATGGGGATTGAGACAGCGGCGGTGGGGTTGTCCTGGGGGGCGGATGACATGGACGGGGTCATTGGCCAGGAACGCATTGCCCACGCGGCGGGGGCCGATACCCCGGCGGGCCTGACACCAAAAGCGTTGAGGGCGATCATTCGCGGAGCGGGGTTTGATCCCGTGCGAAGGGATGGTCGGTTTCAATTGTTGAAAAATTATTGAAAAAAAAAAGGGGTCTGGGGGATTGCCCCCAGGGTTTTGTTTTTGACTTTGTTTTTCCACGCGCCATTTCACCCGAAGCGAATTTCCGCGGTTTTTGCGGAAATTCGCGCAGGCGCGCGCCCTTGTCCTGGTCTTTTCGCGGTTTTTGCGAAAAGACCAGGACACATTGCAAGTTTCCAGGCTGCACAACCAGCAGTGCGTTTGCCCTTCTTCGCAAAAACCGCGAAGAAGGGCAAACCAAGGCGCGCGCCTACGCAAGATTCCCGCAAAAACCACGCGGGAATCTTGCTTCGGGTGAAATGGCGCGTAAAAAACAAAATCAAAAACAAAATCAAAAACAAAATC
The DNA window shown above is from Magnetococcales bacterium and carries:
- a CDS encoding CofH family radical SAM protein; this translates as METHTSNRLNRTEAWTLIVQSREDHWSTVGTLAHGQRLDRHGKTTTYVHNLHVNPSNICHAGCKVCRFGVSPGSSKGYVLGLPEILDRVAESEPDEVHIVGGLNDMWNLARSLELVGALRRCHPRMTIKGFTAVEIDWFARNTELPVAVVLERLQKAGLDGLPGGGAELFSENIRKQLFPNKISSERWLQIHETAHRLGLFSNATMLCGLGEGWMERIDHLLALRDLQDRTGGFTAFIPLTRQFSNPADSRSLSPLENLAIIAMSRLILDNISHIKSYWPMMGIETAAVGLSWGADDMDGVIGQERIAHAAGADTPAGLTPKALRAIIRGAGFDPVRRDGRFQLLKNY